A genome region from Halorussus pelagicus includes the following:
- a CDS encoding DUF7310 family coiled-coil domain-containing protein, producing the protein MSDADALERRLRAVERALTDDDSDLTDLRDAAELTREVETLSARLDDVDERLDELNAATQALRGYVGNVRAVNESVESRADAALAKAEALETALDAERPERPECPEHPEHDATDDRARSERHCRCESGRATPSKRRRARFETDDKVGDATHEDDEFGDRTPETDQRGLLDRIAERL; encoded by the coding sequence ATGTCCGACGCCGATGCACTCGAACGGCGACTCCGCGCCGTGGAACGCGCGCTGACCGACGACGACAGCGACCTGACGGACCTTCGGGACGCCGCGGAGTTAACCCGCGAAGTCGAAACGCTGTCCGCGCGACTCGACGATGTGGACGAGCGCCTCGACGAACTCAACGCCGCGACGCAGGCGCTCCGGGGGTACGTCGGCAACGTCCGCGCGGTCAACGAGTCGGTCGAGAGCCGGGCCGACGCCGCGCTGGCGAAAGCCGAAGCGCTGGAGACGGCGCTCGATGCCGAGCGTCCGGAGCGTCCAGAGTGCCCGGAGCACCCAGAGCATGACGCGACCGACGACCGCGCTCGCTCGGAGCGACACTGCAGATGCGAATCTGGGCGGGCCACTCCCTCGAAGCGCAGGAGGGCGAGGTTCGAGACCGACGACAAAGTTGGTGACGCGACTCACGAAGACGACGAGTTCGGTGACAGGACGCCCGAGACCGACCAGCGGGGCCTGCTCGACCGCATCGCGGAGCGACTGTAG
- a CDS encoding DUF7311 family protein, whose product MLRLVLAVALAVALVAAATPAIEDARATRSERLAERELDRIEAAATTLASEDAPGARRTLAVSLPERSPTAAALGVVAIGGVPDGESAPGQSVRANDSAERDVMVFGVAGAPRQVRRVGTDLRVVRNGAVAESDASALVLRGGETYAVTLRLVRLDGRPTVVVSANVG is encoded by the coding sequence GTGCTTCGACTGGTCCTCGCCGTCGCGCTCGCAGTCGCGCTGGTCGCGGCCGCGACGCCCGCGATTGAGGACGCGCGAGCGACCCGGAGCGAACGTCTCGCGGAGCGCGAACTCGACCGAATCGAGGCGGCCGCGACGACGCTCGCCAGCGAGGACGCACCCGGCGCGCGCCGGACGCTCGCGGTGTCGCTCCCAGAGCGGTCGCCGACGGCGGCCGCGCTCGGCGTCGTCGCTATCGGCGGCGTTCCGGACGGAGAGTCAGCGCCGGGACAGTCGGTTCGAGCGAACGACTCCGCCGAGCGCGACGTGATGGTCTTCGGGGTCGCGGGCGCGCCCCGACAGGTCCGGCGAGTCGGCACCGACCTGCGGGTGGTTCGGAATGGTGCGGTAGCCGAGTCGGACGCGTCGGCGCTGGTCCTCCGCGGCGGCGAGACCTACGCGGTCACGCTCCGACTGGTCCGACTCGACGGGCGGCCGACGGTGGTCGTCTCGGCGAACGTTGGGTAG
- a CDS encoding geranylgeranylglyceryl/heptaprenylglyceryl phosphate synthase, producing the protein MTSFDGAARLLGRLGRGVSLAARTVLPVDTNPVPGDWTHVTKVDPEDEKKLPLLYPLYLRHSGAVSVGGSADVNATNTEQTFDLLAPASVPVFHEPSGPRHVTPKTREQADLLAIPEVLNGDSQSLVGQLGAGTEYIREEIVPEVLSARFPWLPAVVTDALADSATSWLLADAVFEAYVIQNPDSAAAREANVTDSDLLSPREAKQRAMAAERHLESELVYLEYSGTYGGDEAAETLAAISDGLTWSRLWYGGGVDSRERAEAILDAGADTVVVGDAFHRVADEETDICERAADALDLDASASAVREWVAENVAVADSNAAAYLATIPSAPDPERLARRYLTATVRTWLRLRAHREEDASASDGRLRADLRRALGPDLFGGLSDADARLVGRTLAALLNDARSGASEGVAGREDGSSPNDADAVATHLGLTSSS; encoded by the coding sequence ATGACGAGTTTCGACGGTGCCGCGCGACTGCTCGGTCGCCTCGGTCGCGGGGTCTCGCTGGCCGCCCGGACCGTCCTCCCGGTCGATACCAACCCGGTTCCGGGTGACTGGACTCACGTCACCAAAGTGGACCCGGAAGACGAAAAGAAACTCCCGCTGCTCTATCCGCTCTATCTCCGCCACTCCGGCGCGGTGTCGGTCGGCGGGTCGGCCGACGTGAACGCGACGAACACCGAGCAGACCTTCGACCTACTCGCGCCCGCCTCGGTTCCGGTGTTCCACGAACCGAGCGGCCCGCGCCACGTCACTCCGAAGACCCGCGAGCAGGCCGACCTGCTGGCCATCCCCGAGGTGCTGAACGGCGACTCCCAGTCGCTCGTCGGCCAGTTGGGCGCGGGCACCGAGTACATCCGCGAGGAGATTGTCCCCGAAGTGTTGAGCGCGCGCTTCCCGTGGCTCCCGGCCGTCGTCACCGACGCGCTCGCGGACTCGGCGACCTCGTGGCTCCTCGCCGACGCGGTGTTCGAGGCTTACGTCATCCAGAACCCCGACAGCGCCGCGGCGCGCGAGGCCAACGTCACCGACTCGGACCTGCTGTCGCCCCGCGAGGCCAAGCAGCGCGCGATGGCGGCCGAGCGCCACCTCGAAAGCGAACTCGTCTACCTCGAATACTCGGGGACCTACGGCGGCGACGAGGCCGCCGAGACGCTCGCCGCCATCTCCGATGGGCTGACGTGGTCGCGGCTCTGGTACGGCGGCGGTGTCGATTCCCGCGAGCGCGCCGAGGCGATACTCGACGCTGGCGCGGACACCGTCGTCGTCGGCGACGCCTTCCACCGCGTCGCCGACGAGGAGACCGACATCTGTGAGCGCGCCGCCGATGCGCTCGACCTGGACGCGTCCGCGTCGGCGGTCCGCGAGTGGGTCGCCGAGAACGTCGCCGTCGCCGATTCGAACGCCGCGGCCTATCTCGCCACGATTCCGAGTGCGCCCGACCCCGAGCGACTGGCCCGCAGGTATCTGACCGCGACGGTTCGGACGTGGCTTCGACTGCGAGCGCACCGCGAGGAGGACGCGTCGGCGTCCGACGGGCGTCTCCGTGCGGACCTCCGGCGCGCGCTCGGTCCCGACCTGTTCGGCGGTCTCTCGGACGCCGACGCCCGACTGGTCGGGCGCACCCTCGCCGCGCTTCTCAACGACGCCCGAAGCGGCGCGAGCGAGGGCGTCGCCGGTCGAGAGGACGGGTCATCGCCGAACGACGCCGACGCGGTGGCGACGCATCTGGGACTGACCTCGTCGTCGTAG
- a CDS encoding RAD55 family ATPase — protein MYGLGEVCPGVKVEPGTNLLVAGPPMTGKRTLALEILAHGSRRGDGTIVVTTKDGGEDVREDLRELLGRDESGPVGIVDCVSKQQGMNPSQSDHIAYASSPKDMTGIGIQLSEFLQGFYKEKNVQRNRILLHSLSTLLMYSNLQTVFRFLHVFTGRVQSADALGVFVIDSTAHDQQTMSTLQQLFDGQIEVREGEDNHSELRVKGIGNDTDWRPVPGR, from the coding sequence ATGTACGGATTGGGAGAGGTCTGTCCGGGGGTCAAGGTCGAACCGGGGACGAACCTCCTGGTGGCCGGGCCACCGATGACGGGCAAACGAACTCTCGCTCTGGAGATTCTCGCACACGGAAGCCGTCGCGGGGACGGCACCATCGTCGTCACGACGAAGGACGGCGGCGAAGACGTGCGCGAGGACCTCCGTGAGTTGCTCGGCCGCGATGAAAGCGGTCCCGTCGGCATCGTGGACTGCGTCTCCAAGCAACAGGGCATGAACCCCTCCCAGAGCGACCACATCGCCTACGCCTCCTCTCCGAAGGACATGACCGGCATCGGGATTCAGCTTTCGGAGTTTCTACAGGGGTTCTACAAGGAGAAGAACGTCCAGCGAAACCGAATTTTGCTCCACTCGCTCTCGACGCTGTTGATGTACTCGAACCTCCAGACGGTGTTTCGGTTTCTTCACGTATTCACCGGTCGGGTCCAGAGCGCCGACGCACTGGGTGTGTTCGTCATCGACTCGACGGCCCACGACCAGCAGACGATGAGTACGCTCCAGCAGTTGTTCGACGGCCAAATCGAGGTCCGCGAGGGCGAGGACAACCACTCGGAACTCCGCGTGAAGGGTATCGGCAATGACACCGACTGGCGGCCGGTTCCCGGCCGCTGA
- a CDS encoding CoA-binding protein — MPVESDAELREILGMTRIAVVGCSSTPGKDAHEIPKYLLDSGYEVIPVNPTADEILGRKAYDSLSAVEETVDIVDVFRPSDEVSGIVDEALDRDDVAVVWTQLGIADEEAAARAEEAGLRVVQDKCLKVEHQRLVA; from the coding sequence ATGCCCGTAGAGAGCGACGCCGAACTCCGCGAAATCCTCGGGATGACCCGCATCGCGGTCGTCGGGTGTTCCTCGACGCCCGGCAAGGACGCCCACGAGATTCCGAAGTACCTGCTCGACAGCGGCTACGAGGTGATTCCGGTGAACCCGACCGCCGACGAGATTCTGGGCCGGAAGGCCTACGACTCGCTGTCGGCGGTCGAGGAGACCGTCGATATCGTGGACGTGTTCCGGCCGAGCGACGAGGTGTCGGGCATCGTCGATGAGGCGCTGGACCGCGACGACGTGGCAGTGGTCTGGACCCAACTCGGCATCGCCGACGAGGAGGCCGCCGCGCGCGCTGAGGAGGCCGGACTGCGCGTCGTGCAGGACAAGTGTCTCAAGGTCGAACACCAGCGACTGGTGGCCTGA
- a CDS encoding HAD family hydrolase has protein sequence MTVTADTATVFLDLDDTICEQPRSTADRLADAFDTAGVDPFFGVPEFRRWLARVTADSLVELRERCFTGIADEQGRDPADALAVARAYEDPDPTAVEFLPGAESALDALGARHDLALVTNGDRETQRAKLAALDIADRFAAATFAGSNGVVKPDPDPFYRTLSALGIEASEAVHVGNSLRSDVAGAQAAGVAAVWLARAEADGNCVPEYRIDSMHDLHAPPWT, from the coding sequence ATGACTGTGACTGCGGACACCGCCACCGTCTTTCTCGACTTGGACGACACCATCTGCGAGCAGCCCCGCTCAACCGCCGACCGACTCGCCGACGCCTTCGATACCGCGGGCGTTGACCCCTTCTTCGGCGTCCCGGAGTTCCGGCGCTGGCTGGCGCGCGTGACGGCCGACTCGCTGGTCGAACTCCGCGAGCGGTGTTTCACCGGCATCGCCGACGAGCAGGGTCGGGACCCCGCGGACGCGCTGGCGGTGGCCCGCGCCTACGAGGACCCTGACCCGACCGCAGTCGAGTTCCTGCCCGGCGCGGAGTCGGCGCTGGACGCTCTCGGCGCGCGCCACGACCTCGCGCTTGTGACCAACGGCGACCGGGAGACCCAGCGCGCGAAGTTGGCCGCGCTGGACATCGCCGACCGATTCGCCGCGGCGACGTTCGCGGGGTCGAACGGCGTGGTCAAACCCGACCCCGACCCGTTCTACCGGACGCTCTCGGCGCTGGGCATCGAGGCCAGCGAGGCGGTCCACGTCGGCAACTCTCTGCGCTCGGACGTGGCGGGCGCGCAGGCCGCGGGCGTGGCGGCCGTCTGGTTGGCCCGCGCCGAGGCGGACGGCAACTGCGTGCCGGAGTACCGCATCGACTCGATGCACGACCTGCACGCGCCGCCGTGGACGTGA
- a CDS encoding MBL fold metallo-hydrolase: MSDDESSTEATDDAPSISPADLHDRLRRGERVSLLDVRNRDEFEAWRITGESVDATQVTYAEFMAAKARGEVGEFVADLDLREPVVAVCPRGEVSATVAELLREEGIDARNLDAGMEGWARVYAGREVPLSGDATDTDLTVIQYDRPASGCLAYLVVSGDEAAVVDPLRAFADRYVADAESRGADLRYAIDTHVHADHLSGVRKLASETDAEAVLPAGAAERGLAFDATLLEDGDEIRVGDATLTALYAPGHTTELTAFQLGEILLSGDALFADSFGRPDLERGDEGARDLAGTLYETLTDRLLALPDETLVAPGHRTPDSDPNPAENETFTARLDAVRDRLRIPDEKEAFADRVLDSLSARPANYEEIISANLGRESPDDEAAFEMELGPNNCAVAAESD, from the coding sequence ATGAGCGACGACGAGAGTTCCACCGAAGCGACCGACGACGCCCCGTCGATTTCGCCCGCGGACCTTCACGACCGACTCCGGCGCGGCGAGCGCGTCTCCCTGCTCGACGTGCGCAACCGCGACGAGTTCGAGGCGTGGCGGATTACGGGCGAAAGCGTCGATGCCACGCAGGTCACGTACGCCGAGTTCATGGCCGCGAAGGCCCGCGGCGAGGTCGGCGAGTTCGTCGCGGACCTCGACCTCCGAGAGCCAGTGGTCGCGGTCTGTCCCCGCGGCGAGGTCAGTGCGACCGTCGCCGAACTCCTCCGCGAGGAGGGCATCGACGCCCGGAACCTCGACGCCGGAATGGAGGGCTGGGCGCGGGTCTATGCCGGGCGCGAGGTCCCACTCTCCGGAGACGCCACCGACACGGACCTGACCGTCATCCAGTACGACCGCCCGGCGAGCGGTTGTCTCGCGTATCTGGTCGTCTCTGGCGACGAGGCCGCAGTCGTGGACCCGCTACGGGCGTTCGCCGACCGCTACGTCGCCGACGCGGAGTCGCGCGGTGCCGACCTCCGGTACGCCATCGACACGCACGTCCACGCCGACCACCTCTCGGGCGTCCGGAAACTGGCGAGCGAGACCGACGCCGAGGCGGTCCTGCCCGCTGGCGCGGCCGAGCGCGGCCTCGCCTTCGACGCCACCCTGCTCGAAGACGGCGACGAGATTCGGGTCGGCGACGCGACGCTGACCGCGCTCTACGCGCCCGGCCACACGACCGAACTGACCGCGTTCCAACTCGGCGAAATCCTCCTTTCGGGGGACGCGCTCTTCGCGGACAGTTTCGGCAGGCCGGACCTCGAACGCGGCGACGAGGGTGCCCGCGACCTCGCGGGCACCCTCTACGAGACGCTGACCGACCGCCTGCTCGCGCTCCCCGACGAGACGCTGGTCGCGCCCGGCCACCGGACGCCCGACTCCGACCCGAATCCCGCCGAAAACGAGACCTTCACGGCGAGACTCGACGCGGTGCGCGACCGACTTCGGATTCCCGACGAGAAAGAAGCGTTCGCGGATCGGGTTCTCGACTCGCTCTCGGCGCGGCCCGCCAACTACGAGGAGATTATCTCCGCGAATCTCGGCCGGGAGTCGCCGGACGACGAGGCGGCTTTCGAGATGGAACTCGGGCCGAACAACTGCGCGGTGGCCGCCGAGAGCGACTGA
- a CDS encoding flavin reductase family protein: protein MEIDPDEESSLYRTLAGAVVPRPIAWVSTTGPEGVDNLAPYSFFNVVAVDPPVVMFSPVDDGGAPGGLKDTPRNVRETGEFVVNVVTESVAEAMNETSATLPAGESEFDRAAVTRADSTVVAPPRVAESPVAFECSRYEMVDVGDSTMVLGEVEWVHLDDDVTTDGKVDVEKLDAVGRLSGSLYATTEERFSMERPP from the coding sequence ATGGAAATCGACCCGGACGAGGAGTCCTCGCTGTACCGGACGCTCGCGGGCGCGGTCGTCCCCCGACCCATCGCGTGGGTCAGCACGACCGGACCCGAGGGTGTGGACAACCTCGCGCCCTACAGCTTTTTCAACGTCGTTGCGGTGGACCCGCCGGTGGTGATGTTCTCGCCCGTGGACGACGGCGGCGCGCCCGGTGGCCTGAAGGACACGCCCCGAAACGTCCGCGAGACCGGCGAGTTCGTCGTCAACGTCGTCACCGAGTCGGTCGCCGAGGCGATGAACGAGACCAGCGCGACCCTTCCCGCGGGCGAGAGTGAGTTCGACCGCGCCGCGGTCACGCGGGCCGACTCAACGGTCGTCGCGCCGCCCCGCGTCGCGGAGTCGCCGGTCGCTTTCGAGTGTTCGCGCTACGAGATGGTGGACGTGGGCGACTCCACGATGGTGCTTGGCGAAGTCGAGTGGGTCCATCTGGACGACGACGTGACGACCGACGGGAAGGTAGACGTGGAGAAGTTGGACGCCGTTGGCCGACTCTCGGGGAGTCTCTACGCGACGACCGAAGAGCGATTTTCGATGGAGCGCCCGCCCTGA
- a CDS encoding aminoglycoside N(3)-acetyltransferase yields MEERIEQTDEPVTPDRIAADLRDLGVESGETLLVHSSLSSLGWVTGGAPAVVDALMAVLTPEGTLVMPTHSSQYTDPEVWENPPVPDDWEETIRTERPPYRPAVTPTWNVGAIPECFRTYPEVHRSRHPTYSFAAWGADAEEIVADHSFENGLGEESPLAEIYERDGRILMLGTEFDTNTSFHLAEHRADREQEVSTHETTVVGDDGDPEMITLEHLSYEADDFADAGEDFENDRPEAVTRGTVGPADARLVSQRAVVDYGTEWFEKNRE; encoded by the coding sequence ATGGAAGAACGCATTGAACAAACCGACGAACCCGTAACGCCCGACCGAATCGCCGCCGACCTGCGCGACCTCGGCGTCGAGTCCGGCGAGACCCTGCTGGTCCACTCGTCGCTGTCGTCGCTCGGGTGGGTCACGGGCGGCGCGCCCGCCGTCGTGGACGCGCTGATGGCGGTCCTCACGCCCGAGGGAACGCTGGTGATGCCGACTCACTCGTCGCAGTACACCGACCCCGAGGTCTGGGAGAACCCGCCGGTCCCCGACGACTGGGAGGAGACTATTCGGACCGAGCGCCCGCCCTACCGGCCCGCAGTGACGCCGACGTGGAACGTCGGCGCGATTCCGGAGTGCTTCCGTACCTATCCCGAGGTCCACCGGAGTCGCCACCCGACCTACTCGTTCGCGGCGTGGGGTGCCGACGCCGAGGAAATCGTCGCCGACCACTCCTTCGAGAACGGACTCGGCGAAGAATCACCGCTCGCGGAGATTTACGAGCGCGACGGCAGGATTCTCATGCTCGGCACGGAGTTCGACACGAACACCTCGTTCCACCTCGCGGAGCATCGCGCCGACCGCGAGCAAGAAGTTTCGACCCACGAGACGACCGTCGTCGGCGACGATGGCGACCCAGAGATGATTACGCTCGAACATCTCTCCTACGAGGCCGACGACTTCGCCGACGCGGGCGAGGACTTCGAGAACGACCGTCCGGAAGCAGTCACGCGGGGGACGGTCGGTCCCGCGGACGCGAGACTCGTCTCCCAGCGGGCGGTCGTGGACTACGGCACGGAGTGGTTCGAGAAGAATCGGGAGTAG
- a CDS encoding 2Fe-2S iron-sulfur cluster-binding protein: protein MTEYTVEFVGTGETIEMSDKETILSKCIEEGIAQEYSCRVGMCLACSAEIVEGDVTQPAARGLTDEEAEEYALTCMARPQSDLKLDRGKYPPSIEDETGTLENEAAAADDD, encoded by the coding sequence ATGACCGAGTACACCGTCGAATTCGTCGGCACGGGCGAGACCATCGAGATGTCGGACAAGGAGACCATCCTGAGCAAATGCATCGAGGAAGGCATCGCGCAGGAGTATTCCTGCCGCGTCGGGATGTGTCTGGCCTGCTCGGCCGAAATCGTCGAGGGCGACGTGACCCAACCCGCGGCCCGCGGCCTCACCGACGAGGAGGCCGAGGAGTACGCGCTGACCTGCATGGCCCGCCCGCAGAGCGACCTGAAACTGGACCGCGGGAAGTACCCGCCGAGCATCGAGGACGAGACCGGCACGCTGGAGAACGAGGCTGCGGCGGCCGACGACGACTGA
- a CDS encoding geranylgeranyl reductase family protein codes for MTTHECDIVVVGAGTAGCYAAATAAREGYDVVIVERKDEEEAGHIACGDALKGADDFPEAIPKSQLESSFTNTDVDHGRFEIPQENTVLEIPVPGELAVIDRWEYGRRIIEGAERAGVEFHYDTVVKDVTQREDGRVTGVRGKRKGDIQRYDADIVVDAAGSLSILQDKANLESPTFDTNVTYSQFCSAYREIVEVEEPVAWDDALVFKPTERAAGYLWYFPRTDTEINAGLGFQMTEEPMHLVDDLKQDLRNRSEFQNATVKDKLGAALPTRRPYDSATAPGFMAIGDAAGHVNPTTGGGIAGAAYAGKYAAEAAIDAIEDGDVGEANLWEYNQRVMDHFGARYAGLDVYNIFSTAVDVDDLMGLLGALPATKLAEALYSGSANIGWWLKIQMAIKSFGHWDLVYDLYETKNLADDLIDHYEKYPSRPQGLEPWQRKRDSLMEDIYATTGADPKY; via the coding sequence ATGACTACGCACGAGTGCGACATCGTCGTCGTCGGGGCGGGAACGGCGGGTTGCTACGCCGCCGCGACCGCGGCGCGCGAAGGGTACGATGTCGTCATCGTCGAGCGCAAGGACGAGGAGGAAGCGGGCCACATCGCCTGCGGCGACGCGCTGAAGGGCGCGGACGACTTCCCCGAGGCCATCCCGAAGTCCCAGTTGGAGTCGTCCTTTACCAACACGGACGTGGACCACGGCCGGTTCGAGATTCCCCAAGAGAACACGGTCCTCGAAATTCCGGTGCCCGGCGAGTTGGCGGTCATCGACCGCTGGGAATACGGCCGCCGCATCATCGAGGGTGCCGAGCGCGCGGGCGTCGAGTTCCACTACGACACAGTGGTCAAGGACGTGACCCAGCGCGAGGACGGCCGGGTCACGGGCGTCCGCGGCAAGCGCAAGGGCGACATCCAGCGCTACGATGCCGACATCGTCGTGGACGCCGCGGGGTCGCTGTCGATTCTTCAGGACAAGGCCAACCTCGAAAGTCCCACCTTCGACACGAACGTCACCTACTCGCAGTTCTGCTCGGCCTACCGCGAAATCGTGGAGGTCGAAGAGCCGGTGGCGTGGGACGACGCGCTCGTGTTCAAGCCTACCGAGCGCGCGGCGGGCTATCTCTGGTACTTCCCGCGGACCGACACCGAAATCAACGCGGGGCTGGGTTTCCAGATGACCGAAGAGCCGATGCATCTCGTGGACGACCTGAAACAAGATCTCCGGAATCGCTCGGAGTTCCAGAACGCGACGGTCAAGGACAAACTCGGCGCGGCGCTCCCGACGCGCCGCCCCTACGACTCGGCGACAGCGCCGGGATTCATGGCGATTGGCGACGCCGCGGGCCACGTCAACCCGACCACGGGCGGCGGCATCGCGGGCGCGGCCTACGCCGGTAAGTACGCCGCCGAGGCCGCCATCGACGCCATCGAGGACGGCGACGTGGGCGAGGCGAACCTCTGGGAGTACAACCAGCGCGTGATGGACCACTTCGGGGCGCGCTACGCCGGACTGGACGTGTACAACATCTTCTCGACCGCGGTGGACGTGGACGACCTGATGGGTCTGCTGGGCGCGCTCCCGGCGACGAAACTGGCCGAGGCACTCTACTCCGGTAGCGCGAACATCGGGTGGTGGCTCAAGATACAGATGGCGATCAAGTCGTTCGGCCACTGGGACCTCGTCTATGACCTCTACGAGACGAAGAACCTCGCGGACGACCTCATCGACCACTACGAGAAGTACCCGAGTCGCCCGCAGGGGCTGGAACCGTGGCAGCGCAAGCGCGACTCGCTGATGGAAGACATCTACGCGACGACCGGCGCGGACCCCAAATACTAG
- a CDS encoding proteasome assembly chaperone family protein — MATVTVVDEDVALSEPTLVEGLPGVGLVGKIATDHVVDDLDMTYYASIDCDGLPRISVYEESSRELRPPVRLYADEDRDLVALQSDVPVSASAASDFAACISNWVEDHDATPLYMSGLPDQKETGEIPSLYGVATGEASDRLDEQDIDSPTERGAVSGPTGALLHEAGARDLDALGLIVESDPQFPDPEAARILIEHAINPIADIDVATTDLVDRAEEISEQKEQLAQRMQEADLDESSQAQSIRMFQ, encoded by the coding sequence ATGGCAACTGTCACTGTCGTAGACGAGGACGTGGCACTGAGCGAACCGACGCTGGTCGAAGGTCTCCCCGGTGTCGGACTGGTGGGCAAAATCGCAACCGACCACGTCGTGGACGACCTCGACATGACCTACTACGCGAGCATCGACTGCGACGGGCTTCCCCGAATCTCGGTCTACGAGGAATCGAGTCGAGAGCTTCGACCGCCGGTTCGACTCTACGCCGACGAGGACCGCGACCTTGTGGCGCTCCAGAGCGACGTGCCGGTGTCGGCGTCGGCCGCCTCGGACTTCGCCGCCTGCATCAGCAACTGGGTCGAAGACCACGACGCGACCCCGCTCTACATGAGCGGCCTTCCCGACCAGAAGGAGACCGGCGAGATTCCGTCGCTCTACGGCGTCGCAACCGGCGAGGCGAGCGACCGACTGGACGAGCAGGACATCGACTCGCCCACGGAGCGCGGCGCGGTCAGCGGTCCCACGGGCGCGCTCCTCCATGAGGCGGGCGCGCGCGACCTCGACGCCCTCGGTCTCATCGTGGAGAGCGACCCGCAGTTCCCCGACCCGGAGGCCGCCCGCATCCTCATCGAACACGCCATCAACCCCATCGCGGACATCGATGTGGCGACGACCGACCTCGTGGACCGCGCCGAGGAGATCAGCGAGCAGAAAGAGCAACTCGCCCAGCGCATGCAGGAGGCCGACCTCGACGAGAGTTCGCAGGCCCAGTCGATTCGGATGTTCCAATGA
- a CDS encoding RsmB/NOP family class I SAM-dependent RNA methyltransferase has translation METLERYEPLVEDFDAFLDACQRPLPSVVRVNTIKATPEQATAALDEEGVEWTGREWSDTVLEVDTDGPGSTWASYHGWIHGQEEVSAIPAEVLAPESGEVVWDACAAPGSKTTQLAALMDDEGLVVANDNNLGRLSALRFNTERLGVTNTLVTNTDSRNFSLKPFNTDERSSSSPATQSQNFDAFDKALVDVPCSCEGTIRKNPTTLDEWTMDHVRSVAGVQKGILTRAIQATKEGGTVVYSTCTFAPEENEAVLDYALEAEDCRLVEFDIDLDSRPGVTEFEGERYDESVRKAKRFYPHHNDTGGFFCAKLEVEG, from the coding sequence ATGGAGACACTGGAGCGCTACGAACCGCTGGTCGAGGATTTCGACGCCTTCCTCGACGCGTGCCAGCGCCCGCTTCCCTCGGTGGTCCGCGTCAACACCATCAAGGCAACCCCGGAGCAAGCGACGGCGGCATTGGACGAGGAGGGCGTCGAGTGGACCGGCCGCGAGTGGTCCGACACCGTGTTGGAGGTAGACACCGACGGTCCCGGCAGTACGTGGGCGTCGTACCACGGGTGGATTCACGGCCAAGAGGAAGTGTCGGCGATTCCCGCCGAAGTCCTCGCGCCCGAGTCCGGCGAAGTCGTCTGGGACGCCTGTGCCGCGCCGGGGAGCAAGACGACCCAACTCGCCGCGCTGATGGACGACGAGGGGTTGGTCGTCGCCAACGACAACAACCTCGGGCGACTCTCGGCCCTGCGGTTCAACACCGAGCGACTGGGCGTGACCAACACCCTCGTCACGAACACCGACTCGCGGAACTTCTCGCTGAAGCCCTTCAACACCGATGAGCGAAGCTCATCGAGCCCTGCGACGCAGTCGCAGAACTTCGACGCCTTCGACAAGGCGCTGGTGGACGTGCCCTGCTCGTGTGAGGGAACCATCCGGAAGAACCCGACCACGCTGGACGAGTGGACGATGGACCACGTCCGGAGCGTCGCCGGGGTCCAGAAGGGCATCCTCACTCGCGCGATTCAGGCCACGAAGGAGGGCGGCACCGTGGTCTACTCGACTTGCACGTTCGCGCCCGAGGAGAACGAGGCGGTCCTCGATTACGCGCTCGAAGCGGAGGACTGCCGACTCGTGGAGTTCGACATCGACCTCGATTCGCGGCCCGGCGTCACCGAGTTCGAGGGCGAGCGCTACGACGAGAGCGTCCGGAAGGCAAAGCGATTCTACCCGCACCACAACGACACCGGCGGGTTCTTTTGCGCGAAGTTGGAGGTGGAGGGATGA